The Akkermansia sp. N21116 genome includes a region encoding these proteins:
- a CDS encoding multidrug efflux SMR transporter: MSWIYLILAGLFEIGWPLGFKLSQTGPQSGSKMLAWISFSVASMAASGFFLWLAQRSIPIGTAYAVWTGIGALGTFTIGIAFFGDSNNVWRMMAATCLLIGIIGLKLAPAHS; this comes from the coding sequence ATGTCCTGGATCTACCTCATTCTGGCCGGATTGTTTGAAATAGGTTGGCCCCTCGGGTTCAAACTGTCGCAAACAGGCCCTCAGTCGGGCAGCAAAATGCTGGCATGGATATCCTTTTCCGTTGCCAGCATGGCCGCCAGCGGTTTTTTCCTCTGGTTGGCCCAGCGTTCCATCCCTATCGGTACAGCCTATGCCGTCTGGACGGGTATCGGTGCTCTCGGTACATTCACCATAGGCATCGCTTTCTTCGGTGATTCCAACAATGTCTGGCGCATGATGGCTGCCACATGCCTCCTTATCGGGATTATCGGACTTAAACTGGCACCCGCGCATTCGTGA
- a CDS encoding 4Fe-4S dicluster domain-containing protein, with product MNDIPPANSPSQSRRKKPAPAGKHFYLLRVLRIIIAAIVLGLFTIAFANIFQLLPNSWGHTLAEFQFTPALQSTLSGVIVPSAIILAGLLAATLLFGRVYCSFLCPLGIFQDVLIRISRMLKTGKAKAFRYAPPVRWIRGTVLALVILSMLTGIGNLLMWLDPYSQFGRMMSMVFRPALAEINNVFAGLSDTFYHIPPDWIYVGAVTFIPLALLAVIWIMALRKGRLYCNTLCPVGAFLGLISRYSAFRPTIDKSACIKCGMCMKSCKSQCIDLKKGDIDYSRCVNCFDCSSSCNERGIHYRFTWRTRKEGSPKDRSEKSGGRTGKKTEKPQAPSAEQVMNALPSGNRRAFLGATLLGAAATINTKTGNKFTRTASSPAAPSAHAISPPGSKSVRHFLDFCTACHLCLEACPTKCLRPAYMEYGLNGILKPHMDFSEGFCNFDCTSCADVCPAGAIRPIDLAEKKHTRIAKAELHLPECIAACDKTDCGACSEHCPTKALDMVDIQQPSWDADSCILCGDCTHTCKVKAVSIVKDRIVIDYDKCTGCGDCIKTCQGSALEMKKSRWNIRIPKLSVQYCIGCGACEFACPVKAVRIHAIPVHEQAEVLVQKQVEDPNAGKDFAF from the coding sequence ATGAACGATATTCCCCCAGCCAATTCCCCATCACAGTCCCGACGGAAGAAGCCAGCCCCCGCCGGCAAACACTTCTATCTCCTGCGAGTATTGAGGATCATCATCGCCGCCATCGTTCTAGGACTCTTCACAATTGCCTTCGCAAACATTTTCCAGCTTCTGCCTAACTCCTGGGGTCATACGCTGGCCGAGTTCCAATTCACCCCTGCCCTGCAAAGCACACTTTCCGGTGTCATCGTACCATCCGCTATCATTCTGGCAGGACTGCTGGCAGCCACTCTTCTTTTCGGACGAGTATACTGCTCGTTCCTCTGTCCGCTGGGGATTTTCCAGGATGTACTGATCCGCATTTCCCGGATGCTTAAAACAGGCAAGGCAAAAGCATTCCGCTACGCTCCTCCCGTCCGCTGGATTCGGGGAACCGTCCTCGCTCTGGTTATCCTCTCCATGTTAACCGGCATCGGCAATCTGCTCATGTGGCTGGATCCATACAGCCAGTTCGGACGCATGATGAGCATGGTCTTCCGCCCGGCACTGGCTGAAATCAACAACGTATTCGCCGGACTCAGCGACACCTTTTATCATATCCCTCCGGACTGGATCTATGTCGGAGCCGTCACATTCATCCCGTTGGCCTTGCTGGCTGTCATCTGGATCATGGCTCTGCGCAAAGGCCGCCTCTATTGCAACACCTTGTGCCCCGTCGGCGCCTTTCTCGGCCTGATTTCCCGGTACTCCGCCTTCCGTCCGACCATCGACAAATCGGCATGTATCAAATGCGGCATGTGCATGAAGTCCTGCAAATCCCAATGTATCGACTTGAAAAAGGGAGACATCGATTACAGCCGTTGCGTCAACTGTTTTGACTGCTCTTCCTCCTGCAATGAACGCGGCATCCACTACCGCTTCACCTGGCGTACCCGCAAAGAAGGTTCTCCGAAGGACAGGTCTGAAAAATCCGGCGGACGCACCGGAAAGAAAACCGAAAAGCCCCAGGCTCCATCCGCGGAACAAGTCATGAACGCCCTGCCCTCCGGTAACAGGCGAGCCTTCCTGGGAGCTACATTGCTCGGTGCCGCTGCGACCATCAACACCAAAACCGGGAACAAATTCACCCGTACCGCCTCTTCTCCGGCAGCTCCGTCCGCCCATGCCATCTCGCCTCCGGGCAGTAAAAGCGTCCGGCACTTCCTCGATTTCTGCACAGCCTGCCACCTCTGTCTGGAAGCCTGCCCGACCAAATGTCTTCGTCCCGCCTACATGGAATACGGTTTGAACGGCATCCTCAAACCACACATGGACTTTTCGGAAGGCTTCTGCAACTTCGACTGTACTTCCTGCGCCGATGTCTGTCCGGCCGGAGCCATCCGCCCGATTGATCTTGCCGAAAAGAAACATACGCGCATCGCCAAAGCGGAACTACACCTGCCCGAATGCATTGCGGCCTGCGACAAAACAGACTGCGGAGCCTGCTCGGAACACTGCCCGACCAAGGCACTGGACATGGTAGACATCCAGCAACCCTCCTGGGACGCAGACAGCTGCATTCTCTGCGGAGACTGCACCCATACCTGCAAGGTAAAGGCTGTCTCCATCGTCAAAGACCGCATCGTCATCGACTACGACAAATGCACCGGCTGCGGAGATTGTATCAAAACCTGCCAGGGTTCTGCCCTGGAAATGAAAAAATCCCGCTGGAACATCCGTATCCCGAAACTTTCCGTCCAATACTGCATCGGCTGCGGTGCCTGTGAATTTGCCTGTCCCGTCAAAGCGGTACGCATTCATGCCATCCCCGTCCACGAACAAGCGGAGGTACTCGTCCAAAAACAGGTCGAAGACCCTAATGCCGGTAAAGATTTCGCATTCTGA
- a CDS encoding DUF362 domain-containing protein, giving the protein MNADLQRREFLKKGFAVGAAFSLIDLGGLFAAETPASPSAPAGKSSGTPDLVAVRGEDRVAMLDAALEALGGITAFVKPGQTVVIKPNAAWDKPADLAANTHPSLVSHMVELCKKAGAKEVCVFDHTCDAWQRSYANSGIQEAVEKAGGQMVPGNDESMYVDREAPNAVKLKQAKIHKLIAESDVYINMPVLKHHGGAVMTGCLKNVMGLVWDRGFFHKNDLQQCISDGVLLRKPDLNILDAFTPMMRNGPKGKDATDLLSTKTLIVSRDPVACDAAGAMILGHKANGIKHVELAAAAGHGRCDIDQLNIKRIKQA; this is encoded by the coding sequence ATGAACGCTGATTTGCAAAGGAGAGAATTCCTTAAAAAGGGATTTGCCGTTGGTGCGGCATTTTCCCTGATCGATCTCGGCGGCCTGTTCGCCGCAGAAACTCCGGCTTCCCCGTCCGCTCCGGCAGGGAAGTCCTCCGGCACGCCGGATCTCGTCGCCGTTCGCGGCGAAGACCGCGTCGCCATGCTGGATGCCGCCCTTGAGGCCCTCGGCGGCATTACCGCCTTCGTCAAACCGGGACAAACGGTCGTTATCAAACCTAACGCCGCATGGGATAAACCTGCCGATCTGGCAGCCAACACCCACCCCAGCCTCGTCAGCCACATGGTTGAACTTTGCAAAAAAGCCGGGGCCAAGGAAGTTTGCGTCTTCGACCACACATGCGATGCATGGCAGCGTTCCTACGCCAATAGCGGCATTCAGGAAGCTGTCGAAAAAGCAGGCGGTCAGATGGTTCCCGGCAACGACGAAAGCATGTACGTGGATCGCGAAGCCCCCAATGCCGTCAAACTCAAGCAGGCCAAGATCCACAAGCTTATCGCAGAATCCGACGTCTACATCAACATGCCCGTTCTCAAGCATCACGGCGGAGCTGTCATGACAGGGTGTCTCAAAAACGTCATGGGTCTCGTTTGGGATCGCGGATTCTTCCACAAAAACGACCTCCAGCAATGCATCAGCGACGGAGTCCTGCTCCGTAAGCCGGACCTGAACATCCTGGATGCTTTTACCCCGATGATGCGCAACGGTCCCAAGGGCAAGGATGCTACAGACCTCCTGTCTACCAAGACCCTGATCGTCTCCCGCGATCCCGTCGCTTGCGATGCGGCTGGCGCCATGATCCTGGGACATAAGGCAAACGGCATCAAGCACGTTGAACTAGCCGCGGCCGCCGGACATGGCCGTTGCGACATTGACCAACTCAATATCAAACGCATCAAACAGGCCTAA
- a CDS encoding bifunctional helix-turn-helix transcriptional regulator/GNAT family N-acetyltransferase: MDFFKRTGQMAIGSRLRMLTDKITEDAGRIFTLYGVSIKPKWFPVFFVLSQGKTGTVTDIAKEIGHSHPSVSKIVREMLTGGLVQEIRDETDKRRNVIMLSSQGQLMAEAIKAPYADVTEAIERISEETQHDLWEALGEWEQLLEKQPLIQRVREVKKARESKSIAIVPYEPRYQPVFRSLNEEWITAHWQMEKSDYKALDHPQEYILDKGGYIFVALDAGAPVGVCALCKLDDPDYDYELAKLAVSPKAQGKGIGILLGETVIRKAMELGAQKIFLESNTILEPATHLYRKLGFQELKGHHLSYARGNIQMKLTLVPFRNKE; this comes from the coding sequence ATTGATTTTTTTAAGCGGACGGGGCAGATGGCCATCGGAAGCCGGCTACGAATGCTCACCGACAAGATCACCGAAGATGCCGGTCGGATTTTCACTCTGTACGGCGTATCCATCAAGCCGAAGTGGTTTCCGGTCTTCTTCGTTCTATCTCAAGGAAAAACAGGCACAGTAACGGACATAGCCAAGGAAATAGGGCATTCTCATCCGTCCGTCAGTAAAATCGTCAGGGAAATGCTTACCGGCGGTCTTGTTCAGGAAATCCGGGATGAGACTGACAAGAGGAGGAATGTCATTATGCTGTCTTCCCAAGGACAACTCATGGCGGAAGCCATCAAGGCCCCGTATGCCGATGTCACCGAAGCCATCGAAAGAATTTCCGAAGAAACGCAGCACGACCTGTGGGAAGCGCTTGGCGAATGGGAGCAACTTCTAGAAAAACAGCCACTCATTCAGCGCGTTCGGGAAGTCAAAAAAGCGAGGGAGAGTAAATCCATTGCTATCGTTCCCTACGAACCACGGTATCAACCCGTATTCCGTTCCCTCAATGAAGAATGGATTACCGCACATTGGCAAATGGAAAAATCGGACTACAAGGCACTGGATCATCCCCAGGAGTACATTCTAGACAAAGGAGGGTACATCTTCGTCGCCCTGGACGCGGGAGCACCGGTCGGAGTCTGCGCCCTGTGTAAACTGGATGATCCGGATTATGATTATGAACTCGCCAAACTGGCGGTTAGTCCGAAGGCGCAGGGCAAAGGCATCGGTATTCTACTGGGAGAAACAGTCATCCGAAAAGCCATGGAATTGGGAGCTCAAAAAATATTTCTGGAAAGCAACACCATTCTGGAACCAGCCACCCATCTCTACCGGAAACTGGGGTTCCAGGAATTAAAAGGCCATCATTTATCCTATGCAAGAGGCAACATCCAAATGAAATTGACACTGGTTCCATTCCGAAACAAAGAATAG
- the larB gene encoding nickel pincer cofactor biosynthesis protein LarB: MNPDEQILRDFKCGALTLEETLANLKANRLANLGHTRLDLARKERTGISEVIYGEGKTPAQILEIAERLLNAGHNVLATRLTPEGLDAFGSRFPEAALSPTARLVSIVRTPVPVSGGTVGIVSAGTSDMPVAEEAALTATFLGSRVERFYDCGVAGLHRLLDELENIRRAKVLIAVAGMEGALPTVLAGLVRVPVIAVPTSIGYGTGFKGLSALLSMLNSCANGVSVVNIDNGFGAGFNAHLINTLA, from the coding sequence ATGAACCCGGACGAACAAATCCTCCGCGATTTCAAATGCGGAGCCCTGACTCTCGAAGAAACGCTCGCCAACCTGAAAGCCAACCGCCTCGCCAATCTGGGCCATACGCGGCTTGATCTCGCCCGCAAGGAACGGACGGGAATCTCAGAAGTGATCTATGGCGAAGGAAAAACACCCGCCCAGATTCTGGAAATCGCAGAACGCCTGCTCAATGCCGGTCATAATGTCCTTGCCACACGCTTGACACCCGAAGGACTCGACGCCTTCGGATCCCGCTTCCCCGAAGCGGCGCTCTCCCCGACAGCCCGGCTCGTTTCTATCGTCAGGACGCCTGTACCCGTTTCAGGCGGAACAGTCGGCATCGTCAGTGCGGGGACATCGGACATGCCGGTCGCGGAAGAAGCGGCGCTCACCGCCACATTCCTCGGCAGCCGTGTCGAACGCTTTTACGACTGTGGAGTTGCAGGATTGCACCGCCTGCTGGATGAATTGGAGAATATTCGCCGAGCCAAAGTCCTGATTGCCGTCGCCGGAATGGAAGGTGCCCTCCCAACCGTTCTGGCCGGACTCGTCCGAGTCCCGGTCATTGCCGTACCTACCAGCATCGGTTACGGCACAGGATTCAAGGGACTCTCCGCTTTGCTCTCCATGCTTAATTCGTGCGCTAACGGCGTCAGTGTCGTCAACATCGACAACGGATTTGGCGCCGGATTCAACGCCCATTTAATCAATACCCTCGCCTAA
- the larE gene encoding ATP-dependent sacrificial sulfur transferase LarE gives MMTRRESDLEEILKHHGRIAVALSGGVDSSVLLGFAANVLGSDHCIAFTIQSPYMMEEEVEDARELCSHLHVRHRVLEVGIPEDIATNPPDRCYLCKKRLFNVLREEASREGFRYLADGTNADDSPEDRPGMRALVEAGIASPLREARIGKADIRELGRKLGIQAKITEKPAYSCLLTRLEHNRPVQETLLTNVDRAEQFLRDAGFLSCRVRVHGTLARIELSRDSWPAFFTRDMPPAVFERFSQLGFAFVTLDLRDYTMGNMTPPTPPSTP, from the coding sequence ATGATGACTAGACGCGAATCAGATCTGGAAGAAATCCTCAAGCACCACGGACGCATTGCCGTCGCCCTCTCCGGAGGCGTAGACAGCTCGGTTCTGCTCGGTTTTGCAGCTAATGTCCTCGGCAGCGACCATTGTATCGCTTTCACCATCCAATCACCCTACATGATGGAGGAAGAAGTCGAGGATGCACGAGAATTGTGCTCCCACCTCCATGTCCGCCACCGCGTTCTGGAAGTCGGCATCCCGGAAGATATCGCCACGAATCCGCCCGATCGTTGCTACCTGTGCAAAAAAAGACTCTTTAACGTCTTGCGCGAAGAAGCATCCCGGGAAGGATTCCGCTATCTGGCGGACGGCACCAATGCCGATGACTCCCCGGAAGACCGCCCGGGTATGCGAGCCCTTGTCGAAGCGGGTATCGCCAGCCCGCTCCGCGAAGCAAGGATCGGAAAGGCCGACATCCGCGAACTCGGGCGCAAACTGGGCATCCAGGCAAAAATTACCGAAAAACCTGCGTATTCCTGCCTGCTGACCAGACTGGAACACAACCGCCCCGTCCAGGAAACCCTCCTCACCAATGTGGATCGGGCGGAACAATTCCTGCGCGACGCCGGATTCCTCTCCTGCCGGGTCCGCGTCCACGGAACACTGGCACGCATTGAACTCAGCCGCGACTCATGGCCCGCATTCTTCACTCGGGATATGCCTCCTGCCGTTTTCGAACGCTTTTCCCAGTTGGGTTTTGCCTTCGTCACTCTCGACCTGCGGGATTACACCATGGGCAATATGACTCCCCCGACGCCTCCCTCCACCCCATGA
- the larC gene encoding nickel pincer cofactor biosynthesis protein LarC, with product MSLVLHYDCLAGISGDMNLAALLNLGVPFDHLVRELANLPLEGYHIDVSTDSKNGIMGTRVDVVLDEKKHDHHHHGHHHHEHRTLTNIESLLAASTLSTNVIETSLKIFRLLANAEGKVHGMPPEEVHFHEVGAVDSIVDIVGAAICLDYLKPDSITSSLVELGSGTIRCQHGVMTVPAPATALLATGFPHGIGGTDHEATTPTGAAYIAAMVGTFSPRIQGICRAAGIGIGHRDSKCLPNILRVFLYETETNNASRESILIQEENLEIHANIDDMTPEHLAFLAERLFEAGACDVWQEPIVMKKGRLATKVCSLLPPSRLDNVRDAFFRHSTTLGIRIRTVVKSALPRKKITVTTPWGTLPAKLAESPDGAIRLKPEYDACRDMAQDYHITLEQIRKEISRNESHDD from the coding sequence GTGAGTCTGGTGCTACATTACGACTGTCTTGCGGGCATTAGCGGCGACATGAATCTTGCCGCCCTTCTGAATCTTGGCGTCCCCTTCGACCATCTTGTCCGGGAATTGGCAAACCTGCCTCTGGAGGGCTATCATATCGATGTTTCCACGGATTCCAAAAACGGAATCATGGGAACGCGTGTTGATGTCGTTCTTGATGAAAAGAAACACGACCACCATCACCATGGACATCACCACCATGAACACCGGACGCTGACCAATATTGAAAGCCTCCTGGCTGCCAGTACGCTTTCAACAAATGTCATCGAAACTTCCCTTAAAATTTTCCGGCTTCTGGCAAATGCGGAAGGCAAGGTGCACGGCATGCCGCCCGAAGAAGTCCATTTCCACGAAGTAGGAGCCGTCGATTCCATTGTCGATATTGTTGGAGCCGCCATCTGCCTGGATTATTTGAAACCGGATTCCATCACCTCGTCTCTCGTGGAGCTGGGTTCCGGAACCATCCGCTGCCAGCACGGAGTCATGACCGTCCCAGCCCCGGCCACAGCGTTGCTTGCCACCGGTTTCCCTCATGGGATCGGCGGTACGGATCACGAAGCGACTACTCCGACAGGCGCCGCCTACATTGCCGCCATGGTCGGAACCTTTTCCCCCCGTATCCAAGGTATTTGCCGGGCCGCGGGCATAGGCATCGGCCACCGGGATTCCAAATGCCTGCCGAATATCCTCCGCGTCTTCCTCTACGAAACGGAAACGAACAACGCCTCCAGAGAATCCATCCTCATTCAGGAAGAAAACCTGGAAATCCATGCCAACATCGACGACATGACGCCGGAACACCTCGCCTTTCTCGCTGAGCGCCTCTTCGAAGCCGGTGCCTGCGACGTCTGGCAGGAACCCATTGTCATGAAAAAAGGGAGGCTCGCCACCAAAGTCTGTTCCCTGCTTCCCCCTTCCCGCCTGGACAATGTCCGCGACGCCTTTTTCCGGCATAGCACAACACTGGGCATACGCATCCGCACTGTCGTTAAATCCGCACTTCCTCGCAAGAAAATTACTGTAACAACCCCATGGGGGACACTTCCTGCCAAGTTGGCGGAATCACCGGACGGCGCCATCCGCCTCAAACCGGAATACGATGCCTGCCGGGACATGGCGCAGGACTACCACATCACCCTCGAACAAATACGAAAGGAAATCTCCCGTAACGAAAGCCATGATGACTAG
- a CDS encoding 4-alpha-glucanotransferase, which translates to MSSSNTHRLAGIVLPLFSVRRNNDHGIGDLIALREWIDWAADYDVGFLQLLPVNALGNDETPSPYSAISSIALEPLYIAMEPWSLPGMKERISFDVNDAPASQYPSGDCLVDYPKVRRFKYHVFRKCWSEFQTDKVLEGLRNEFEEWKAQQDQWLDDFACFKVLSSLFGTDVWWHWPEQDPNNARRIASEYEDEKEFEKWLQWVAFRQFGRLRKYADYRGVALMGDIPIGVSMASSDVFFERHLFDTDWCGGAPAEGAFSQDPFTAKWGQNWGIPLYRWDVMAHDNYAWWRRRLTYTAAIFTIYRIDHILGFYRIYAFPWKPTENETFLPLSYEEAAARTGGRLPGFKPRGDDNAWDRKQNLIAGDLYLRVLLAAASGVRVVGEDLGCVPDYVRPNMRQLGIAGFKIPHWEIDSDGRIIQGDRYNPCSFATYGTHDFSTIMETWNDAYRAVELAKKAGLFKRGVLADTSSAAQEGIRRDAANSLRLLNWFADYCGVDAKSMICPWNEAVKNAMFLALMKSRSDYAALMWTELFDLDWRLNVPGTVGGTNWRRRLPVTARAARRLPQSAWIKDVIVESGRVPDASLDMWEQHKIAPSQFFEVPILATDLEEVQRYLLQTNYR; encoded by the coding sequence ATGTCCAGTTCCAACACACACAGGTTAGCCGGGATTGTGCTTCCCCTCTTTTCCGTTCGGCGTAATAACGACCATGGCATTGGGGATTTGATTGCCCTGCGGGAATGGATCGACTGGGCGGCTGATTATGACGTTGGCTTCCTCCAGTTGTTGCCGGTGAATGCCTTGGGAAATGATGAGACGCCGTCTCCGTATTCGGCCATTAGTTCCATTGCCTTGGAGCCGCTTTATATCGCGATGGAGCCCTGGTCTCTCCCGGGAATGAAGGAGAGGATTTCCTTTGATGTGAATGATGCTCCGGCTTCCCAGTATCCGTCAGGGGATTGCCTGGTCGATTATCCTAAAGTGCGGCGATTCAAGTATCATGTGTTTCGGAAGTGCTGGAGTGAATTTCAGACAGACAAGGTGTTGGAAGGCCTGAGGAATGAGTTTGAGGAATGGAAGGCTCAGCAAGATCAATGGCTGGATGATTTTGCCTGCTTCAAGGTGTTGAGCAGTTTGTTCGGTACGGATGTATGGTGGCATTGGCCGGAGCAGGATCCGAATAATGCTCGCAGAATTGCCTCCGAATATGAGGACGAAAAGGAATTCGAGAAATGGCTCCAGTGGGTGGCTTTCCGGCAGTTCGGACGGTTGCGCAAGTATGCGGACTACCGGGGTGTGGCCCTGATGGGAGATATTCCCATTGGCGTTTCGATGGCGAGTTCGGATGTATTTTTTGAGAGGCATTTGTTTGATACGGACTGGTGTGGCGGAGCTCCCGCCGAAGGAGCGTTCTCACAGGATCCCTTTACAGCGAAATGGGGACAGAATTGGGGAATTCCCCTGTACAGGTGGGATGTGATGGCTCATGACAATTACGCCTGGTGGCGGAGGCGCCTGACTTATACGGCGGCTATTTTCACAATTTACCGGATTGATCATATCCTTGGGTTTTATCGAATTTACGCGTTTCCTTGGAAGCCTACGGAGAATGAAACGTTCCTGCCTCTGAGTTATGAAGAGGCGGCGGCCCGGACGGGAGGGCGCCTGCCCGGTTTCAAGCCCCGCGGGGACGACAATGCCTGGGACAGGAAGCAGAACTTGATTGCCGGGGATCTGTACTTGCGGGTCTTGCTGGCGGCGGCGTCCGGCGTCCGCGTAGTCGGTGAAGATCTGGGTTGCGTCCCGGACTATGTCCGCCCGAACATGAGACAGCTTGGCATTGCCGGGTTCAAGATTCCGCACTGGGAGATCGACTCCGATGGAAGGATTATTCAGGGAGACAGGTATAATCCCTGTTCGTTTGCTACGTACGGGACGCATGATTTTTCGACGATCATGGAAACGTGGAACGATGCGTACAGGGCAGTGGAACTTGCCAAGAAGGCCGGACTTTTCAAACGGGGAGTTCTGGCTGATACAAGCAGTGCCGCACAGGAGGGGATTCGCCGGGATGCCGCGAATTCTTTGCGTCTGCTGAACTGGTTTGCCGATTACTGCGGAGTGGATGCCAAATCCATGATTTGTCCGTGGAATGAAGCGGTAAAGAATGCCATGTTCCTGGCGTTGATGAAATCCCGCTCGGATTATGCGGCTTTGATGTGGACGGAGTTGTTCGATTTGGATTGGCGGCTCAATGTGCCGGGAACGGTCGGTGGAACGAACTGGAGACGGAGGTTGCCGGTTACAGCGAGAGCAGCCCGAAGGCTTCCCCAGTCCGCGTGGATCAAGGATGTCATTGTGGAGTCCGGTCGCGTGCCGGATGCTTCTCTCGATATGTGGGAACAGCATAAGATTGCTCCTTCCCAGTTTTTTGAAGTGCCAATCCTTGCGACGGATCTGGAGGAAGTGCAACGGTATTTGTTGCAGACGAATTACCGTTAA
- the nspC gene encoding carboxynorspermidine decarboxylase, which translates to MPAYIMNLEALVRNARILRQVADAAGCRIVMALKGFSSWASFPSIRPYLDGCCASGVWEARLAREEFGGEVLTYAPAYSDDDLVELLEISNHLDFNSMTQWEKFRATVMAHPRFQKGELKCGLRVNPRCSTGHTALYDPCAPGSRLGVVAGHVLGTDISGISGLHMHTLCEQGAEDLALTLEVLEKDFGSVLSRPEITWLNLGGGHWITKPDYNRELLIELVRGLRLKYGIEVWLEPGEAVAVHTGVLRCNVLDVFESDGFRHAILDISASAHMPDVLEMPYRPDVFLVERGSGRDSGCSAYFPAVRLSDESYLRAGGAGEQVETYRLGSPTCLAGDVIGDYSFSRALDVGDVLVFDDMSHYTMVKTTFFNGVRHPDIVLQDRDGRLKTVREFTYGDFRSRLG; encoded by the coding sequence ATGCCAGCCTACATTATGAATCTGGAGGCGTTGGTTCGCAACGCCCGTATCCTCCGTCAAGTCGCCGATGCCGCCGGCTGCAGGATTGTCATGGCCTTGAAAGGGTTTTCTTCCTGGGCATCTTTTCCGTCCATTCGTCCGTATCTGGACGGGTGTTGCGCTTCCGGCGTATGGGAAGCTCGTCTTGCCCGTGAAGAATTCGGAGGAGAGGTGTTGACTTATGCTCCGGCATACAGCGACGATGATTTGGTGGAGTTGCTGGAGATCTCGAACCATTTGGATTTTAACAGTATGACCCAGTGGGAGAAATTCCGGGCAACCGTTATGGCCCATCCCCGCTTCCAGAAGGGGGAATTGAAATGCGGCTTGCGCGTCAATCCCCGGTGTTCGACCGGACATACGGCTTTGTACGATCCCTGTGCTCCCGGTTCGCGCCTGGGGGTGGTGGCCGGGCATGTGCTTGGTACGGATATTTCCGGTATTTCCGGATTGCATATGCATACGCTTTGCGAACAGGGAGCGGAGGATTTGGCATTGACGCTGGAAGTTTTGGAAAAGGATTTTGGAAGCGTGCTGTCGCGTCCGGAGATTACGTGGTTGAATCTCGGCGGCGGGCATTGGATTACCAAGCCGGACTACAATAGGGAGCTTCTCATTGAACTGGTGCGCGGGCTTCGTCTCAAATATGGAATAGAAGTCTGGCTGGAACCCGGAGAGGCTGTGGCTGTCCATACGGGCGTGTTGCGCTGCAACGTGTTGGACGTGTTTGAGTCGGATGGATTCCGGCACGCCATTCTGGATATCTCCGCATCTGCCCATATGCCAGACGTTCTGGAGATGCCGTATCGTCCGGATGTTTTTCTCGTCGAGAGGGGGAGTGGTCGTGATTCCGGTTGTTCGGCGTATTTTCCGGCTGTCCGCTTATCGGATGAATCGTATTTGCGGGCGGGAGGCGCTGGAGAGCAGGTGGAAACATACAGATTGGGTTCTCCAACCTGCCTGGCCGGGGATGTGATCGGCGATTATTCATTCAGCCGTGCCTTGGACGTGGGGGACGTGCTTGTGTTTGACGATATGTCTCATTATACGATGGTCAAAACAACATTTTTCAATGGTGTGCGCCACCCCGATATTGTCTTGCAGGATAGGGATGGGCGGCTGAAAACGGTGAGGGAGTTCACGTACGGTGATTTCCGGTCGCGACTTGGATAA